CGCCGGCTGGCAATCCTTACCGCCGGAGACTTCTTCGCCGTTCACCCAGAGGCGGACTTCGCCGTTGATGGCGCGGACGTAATAGTGGTTCCATTCGCCGTACTGCTTGACCAGGCGCTTGCGCGGGAAGCTGCGTTCGCCCCCCGGAGCGCTCGGTTCGAACGGGGTCATCTTCGACGAGCCGACGGGAAAGACGTCGCCGTGCGAGGTGAACCAATCGGACTTCTTGCCGTTCGCTTTTTCGTACTCGGTTTCGTAGCCGAGGTCGAGGACTTGCACTTCGATGCCGCCGGGGGGCAACGTGCCTGGCTTGAGGTCTGCGAGCGCTTCGTCCGACGCCCAGAGGAACACGCCGGAGTTTCCGGCAGAGGTC
The genomic region above belongs to Planctomycetia bacterium and contains:
- a CDS encoding DUF1080 domain-containing protein; the protein is MKHLLPIAALVFLSTFTTAFADDPAPPRAFIDGDAPGWVALGKDDFQNVNTADDTWTFADDGVIHLTGQPVGVTRSKKKYTNLELVVEWRHLTSAGNSGVFLWASDEALADLKPGTLPPGGIEVQVLDLGYETEYEKANGKKSDWFTSHGDVFPVGSSKMTPFEPSAPGGERSFPRKRLVKQYGEWNHYYVRAINGEVRLWVNGEEVSGGKDCQPATGFLCLESEGAPVEFRGLKIRELP